The nucleotide window AGAGCAAAGTTTATCTACACCCTTCCTCCCCATTTACCATACCACCTCCGCTTTGGCATTAACAGAAATAGCTTCCCGTTTTATCTAGAAACTCTGCTTCATGCATCATAATGAAATCATCAAACTCAAACCAGCTTTATCGAGACATAATATTCATTGCACATTTATACTGttcaaaatgtcataaaatacaaacaaacttgATTCCTTAATGACtttagctggttgaggtggcAACAATAAATGAGcatctttttaatttgaaggttCTGTTTTATTGAGTCATTAAACTGTgagtttgacttttaaaaaatctattcaGTTGAGACTGAATATTCAATAAAGTAAAGGCATATATCATTTAACGACTAACGGGGAAAATATAACAACAATTACCAATTTCTTAAATTTactgtaataaaaatgaaaaaaaaatctaaaatttaatCACAATGTTGGAAGGTTATAAAAGCCATCCTATTCAAAGAAGACTGATAAGTTAATTCATAATTTATCTATATTATATCAATGGaatatttacacttttttagATGCATTATAAACATTTGAAGCTGTCAGTCTGTCTTCTTATCTGCTGCTATAGTCGATCCGTTGGCAGTGGCCTCACCGTTGCTTTCAGGCTGAAACACGAGAaagaatgtttcttttaaaaacactgtaatcaACAACCGATACTCATGAAAGAGGCTGAAAACTAACACTAGTATTATTATACCTGATTAAGTCAAGTGAAACCCAATTAACCCTCAAAATTCACTTTAAATGATgttaaatatcacaaaatacATGAGTTGTGTTAAGTGGTTGCTGTTTGTACATTAGATTAGTTGTGGTCGTGAAGACTCTTGTAGAAATACTGATTCTGAAGCATTTATCTGAAATCCCTGCGCTAGACAAGGGCTTAAattaatatcacaatattaaaaagACTATTTGTATGATACTGATATTCGGCTTACCATGGTATCACAAATGCACGCAAGATCATACATAAAATACTTAAAAGGGTTCCATTCTTATGTGTTACAGGAGACCACAGCCTccatttgaataaaacaaaaacctcagttgctaactttgtcaaTTGATAGCACGATATGATCATTTCAAGACAATATAATTCTACTAATATTCAACGTAAATTAGTGAATTATCAACCAGCGCTACACAAACAAGTAaataaggggggaaaaaagtttcaTTATAAGAATGTCATGATAAAAATCATTAACTTACCTTGCATGTCCCATTACTCTTTTCACTAACTTTTTGGTCACTAGTGCCAGTCTCCTGGACTGCTTTTTTGGTCCAGAATGTATTAATAATTGGTGAAATGAAGGGATATAGGATAGGCTCCAGGAACCTCTTGTAGACCCACAACAGGACAGGAATCACAATACAGGGAATGCACACCATGACTGTGGCTGAGACAAGCCGTCCAAGATGAAGAGCCTGAAGCAGAGAAAGAAGATATTAACGAGGGGaatagatatatttttttattggataAGACTTGTGACCGTAAATATGGATATCCCTGTGGGCTATTAAGTAGCCCATTTATTGATCTAAAAAGTTCAGTTAAATCCCTACACATATGTCCATGAGGCCACCATAAATAACAAAGTAGCTGACTGAGTACTGACTACGGAGAAATTGCAAAAAGGTTACT belongs to Xiphias gladius isolate SHS-SW01 ecotype Sanya breed wild chromosome 20, ASM1685928v1, whole genome shotgun sequence and includes:
- the LOC120806336 gene encoding UPF0729 protein C18orf32 homolog — encoded protein: MVCIPCIVIPVLLWVYKRFLEPILYPFISPIINTFWTKKAVQETGTSDQKVSEKSNGTCKPESNGEATANGSTIAADKKTD